A region from the Malus domestica chromosome 07, GDT2T_hap1 genome encodes:
- the LOC103438381 gene encoding uncharacterized protein, whose protein sequence is MDTTTTTTASGLKTLTPFSPFSPLSPFRMCSSKVPLFRSLCSAHLHRSSRLSLSSARFSPLCSLSAADGIGSRGECFLANGVGEAVKEEQVSQRKILQVVLVSPQIPGNTGCIARTCAASAVGLHLVGPLGFKIDDAKLKRAGLDYWPYVVVKVHSSWAEFQDYFRRQEGEKRLLAFTKRGTKFHSDFSYRRGDFLIFGSETSGLPPEALEDCKSETIGGGTIRIPMVETYVRCLNLSVSVGIALYEAARQLNYEQLDFPNENCIDSEKSFVTEDIFA, encoded by the exons ATGGACACAACGACGACAACAACAGCAAGCGGCTTGAAAACCCTAACACCTttctcccccttctctcctttATCTCCTTTCCGCATGTGCTCCTCAAAAGTTCCTCTCTTTCGTTCTCTCTGCTCGGCCCATCTCCACCGCAGCTCCCGCCTCTCTCTGTCCTCCGCTCGTTTCTCTCCCCTCTGCTCTCTCT CTGCAGCTGATGGGATTGGGAGCAGAGGAGAGTGCTTTCTGGCAAATGGGGTAGGGGAGGCAGTGAAGGAAGAACAAGTTTCACAAAGGAAGATTCTTCAAGTGGTTTTAGTCTCTCCTCAG ATTCCTGGAAATACAGGTTGCATTGCCAGAACATGTGCAGCATCAGCTGTTGGGCTTCATCTTGTTGGG CCACTAGGATTCAAGATTGATGATGCAAAATTAAAGCGTGCTGGATTGGACTATTGGCC ATATGTGGTGGTTAAAGTTCACAGCTCATGGGCAGAATTTCAAGACTATTTCAGGCGACAG GAGGGGGAAAAGCGGTTGCTTGCATTTACAAAGAGAGGAACAAAATTTCATTCA GACTTTTCTTATAGAAGGGGTGATTTTCTCATATTTGGCTCCGAAACATCCGGCCTACCACCTGAAGCGCTCGAAGACTGCAAAAGTGAAACGATTGGTGGTGGGACAATTAGGATTCCAATGGTTGAAACTTATGTAAGATGTCTGAATCTCTCTGTAAGTGTTGGCATTGCTCTGTATGAAGCTGCCAGACAGCTAAATTACGAGCAGCTTGATTTTCCAAATGAAAACTGTATTGATAGTGAAAAATCATTTGTCACCGAGGACATTTTTGCTTAA
- the LOC103438382 gene encoding SURP and G-patch domain-containing protein 1-like protein: MDKGVTPSLFVNDGSFMERFRQLQQEKDKDKGSAADESRPSKVVSGTLTTTTTGKTSAELKANDARKVAAASGSKLAFSLKQKSKIVAPPVKLGADEDEDEADAANVAAAAPTKRQKLGQPDPVEESYRQVDVAPPSPTDSTVKIVADKLASFVAKHGRQFEHITRQKNLGDTPFKFLFDESCSDYKYYEYQLVIEERALQQTRDSQTSRNGGTSISASKSTSSSQRSTVKHPNYQTPASALYDATEGRTGELSAPTGADPIAMMEYYANKAAREERKRQPKQSKDEMPPPASLQAPSLKKGHHMGDYIPQEELEKFMSACNDAAAQKAAKEAADRAKIQADNVGHKLLSKMGWKEGEGLGSSRRGISDPIMAGNVKKDNLGVGAQQPGEVTPEDDIYEQYKKRMMLGYRYRPNPLNNPRKAYY; encoded by the exons ATGGACAAAGGAGTGACTCCTAGCCTCTTTGTTAATGATGGTTCATTCATGGAAAGGTTCAGACAACTTCAACAAGAGAAGGATAAAGATAAGGGTTCGGCAGCAGACGAGTCTAGACCAAGTAAAGTTGTTTCAGGGACTTTGACTACTACCACCACTGGTAAAACCAGTGCTGAACTGAAGGCTAATGATGCACGCAAGGTGGCCGCTGCTTCAGGTAGCAAACTTGCTTTCAGCTTGAAACAGAAGTCAAAGATTGTTGCACCACCTGTTAAGTTAGGTGCAGATGAGGATGAAGATGAAGCAGATGCTGCAAATGTTGCAGCTGCTGCACCAACTAAACGGCAAAAGTTGGGTCAGCCGGATCCCGTAGAGGAATCATACAGACAAGTGGATGTTG CCCCACCTTCCCCAACTGATTCAACAGTGAAGATAGTTGCTGACAAACTAGCAAGTTTTGTGGCTAAACATGGAAGGCAATTTGAGCATATTACACGGCAAAAAAATCTAGGAGATACCCCTTTCAA ATTTTTATTTGACGAGAGCTGTTCTGATTACAAATATTATGAGTATCAGCTTGTTATTGAAGAGAGGGCCCTCCAACAGACCAGGGATTCACAAACATCTCGTAATG GAGGTACTAGCATATCAGCTTCCAAATCCACTAGTAGTTCCCAAAGGTCTACTGTGAAACATCCGAATTATCAAACTCCTGCCTCTGCTTTATATGATGCCACTGAGGGAAGGACAG GTGAGCTATCTGCACCAACAGGTGCAGATCCTATTGCCATGATGGAGTACTACGCGAATAAGGCTGCTcgggaagagagaaagagacaaCCTAAACAATCAAAAGATGAAATGCCCCCTCCTGCTTCTCTTCAAG CACCTTCTCTTAAGAAAGGTCATCACATGGGCGATTACATCCCACAAGAAGAGCTGGAGAAGTTTATGTCTGCTTGTAACGATGCAGCTGCACAAAAAGCTGCCAAAGAAGCTGCAGATAGGGCAAAAATCCAGGCTGATAATGTGGGTCATAAACTCTTGTCGAAAATGGGTTGGAAAGAAG GTGAGGGTCTGGGGAGCTCCAGAAGAGGAATTTCGGATCCAATAATGGCAGGTAATGTGAAGAAGGACAACCTGGGGGTTGGTGCTCAACAACCTGGAGAGGTGACTCCTGAAGATGATATATACGAACAGTATAAGAAGCGGATGATGCTTGGTTACCGATACAGACCCAATCCTCTG AACAATCCGCGGAAGGCGTATTACTGA